From a region of the Hypanus sabinus isolate sHypSab1 chromosome 2, sHypSab1.hap1, whole genome shotgun sequence genome:
- the LOC132405400 gene encoding general transcription factor II-I repeat domain-containing protein 2-like yields MVDMTAHLNTLNTALQGKGRTALHMLEDVLAFERKLTVLARDLQKGTLSHFPNLREFKQGHDMIISEYLHSAIIAMQTSFGKRFCEFREEKNTLSFPVTPLSIDPSLLNTTALAGVSQPDLEMELADIADKDIWVSKFRRLTADLEDVARQKAVLAQKHKWSDIENLTDDSLRSCVKMKVTSYSPDVQTLCAEVQEQKSH; encoded by the coding sequence atggtagacatgacagcgcacctgaacacgctgaacacagctcttcaggggaaaggacgtacagccctgcacatgttggaggatgttttggcattcgagcgcaagttgacagtgcttgccagagatttacagaaaggcactttgtctcacttccccaatttgagagagttcaaacaaggtcacgacatgataatttcggagtatttacattctgcaatcatcgcaatgcaaacatcgtttgggaaacgcttctgtgagttcagagaggaaaaaaacacattatccttcccggtcactcccttaagcatcgatccttccctactgaatacgactgcattggcaggtgtgagtcaacctgatcttgagatggaactggccgacatagccgacaaagacatatgggtgtccaagtttagacgcttgacagcagaccttgaagatgttgcccgtcagaaggccgttcttgctcagaaacacaaatggagtgatattgaaaacctcacagatgacagcttgcgatcctgtgtaaagatgaaggtgacatcatacagccctgatgtgcagacgctgtgcgctgaggtccaggagcagaaatcccattaa